The Oceanotoga teriensis genome has a window encoding:
- a CDS encoding SMR family transporter: MIYLIIAIFFSSSIAIIFKVSELNSQSRLNVTTFNYATASIISGIMSLRIPLNFENNINFFNEFKNVIETPNLILSNSSSFIWSLIIGVPAGLFFFLSFLLYQINIKENGASLSGAFSKIGILVPMIISIILWKEYPTKIQSFGIILSLTSIFLINIPNKNEKKNFNYLLILLLLTGGMAEFSNKLFQKYAKTEIKSIFLFFVFISAFLISLIFSKKDLKKLTKKEILTGISVGIPNLFSSYFLILSLNYIKTSIAFTIYSIGSILIINIISFLFFKERLKKIEIIGIFIIILSLFLLNI, from the coding sequence TTGATATATTTAATAATAGCAATATTTTTTAGTTCTTCAATAGCAATAATATTTAAAGTATCAGAACTCAATTCTCAAAGTAGATTAAATGTTACAACATTTAATTATGCAACTGCCTCAATAATAAGTGGGATTATGTCTTTAAGAATCCCACTTAATTTTGAAAATAACATAAATTTTTTTAATGAGTTTAAAAATGTAATAGAAACCCCCAACTTAATTTTAAGTAATAGTTCAAGTTTCATATGGAGCTTAATTATAGGAGTTCCTGCTGGATTATTCTTTTTTCTATCTTTTTTACTTTATCAAATAAATATTAAAGAAAATGGAGCTTCATTATCTGGTGCATTTTCAAAAATTGGAATTCTTGTTCCAATGATAATATCAATAATTTTATGGAAAGAATATCCAACTAAAATCCAATCTTTTGGTATAATTTTATCTTTAACTTCTATATTTCTAATAAATATTCCAAATAAAAATGAAAAAAAGAATTTTAATTATTTATTAATTTTATTATTATTAACGGGTGGAATGGCAGAATTTTCAAATAAATTATTCCAAAAATATGCCAAAACAGAAATTAAAAGTATATTTCTATTTTTTGTTTTTATATCAGCATTTTTGATAAGTTTAATTTTTTCAAAAAAAGATTTAAAAAAATTAACAAAAAAAGAAATTCTTACTGGTATATCAGTAGGAATTCCTAACTTATTTTCATCTTATTTTTTAATATTATCTTTAAATTATATAAAAACCTCTATAGCTTTCACAATTTATTCAATAGGAAGTATTTTAATAATAAATATAATAAGTTTTCTATTTTTTAAAGAAAGATTGAAAAAAATAGAAATAATAGGTATTTTTATCATTATATTATCTCTGTTTCTTTTAAATATTTAA
- a CDS encoding bifunctional 3,4-dihydroxy-2-butanone-4-phosphate synthase/GTP cyclohydrolase II: protein MDIENIKKDFELGKPVIILDTKREIEGDMVFPSELMDEKIINLFIQKGRGLLCTAADENILLDGGFIKLPSNNKEKFSTNFFIPIDYKLSNTGISSIERANTVSVLSENPNIGLFAYPGHVSLIGGRGLNNRKGHTEASIELMSILGYKRFSSFVEIIDDNGESHNLKYIENLAKELQIRVITIDEIYEEYIKRVQNIFMVSKAKLPTKYGEFEIIAFKNNLDKKEHFVIKKGDFYNKIPYVRVHSECVTGDVMSSLKCDCGSQLNNYLKFISENDGILIYMRQEGRDIGITNKIKTYALQDKGVDTYDANEVIGLPADNRDYSNAAQILKAMEVNKIKLLTNNPDKIKQLSKYGIDIEESINLYGEINEYNEFYLKTKKIRFNHNLNV from the coding sequence ATGGATATTGAAAATATAAAAAAAGATTTTGAATTAGGTAAACCGGTTATTATATTAGATACTAAGAGAGAAATAGAAGGGGATATGGTATTTCCATCTGAATTGATGGATGAAAAAATTATAAATTTATTTATACAAAAAGGTAGAGGATTGTTATGTACAGCAGCAGATGAAAATATCCTTTTGGATGGAGGTTTTATAAAACTTCCATCTAATAATAAAGAAAAATTTTCCACAAATTTTTTTATTCCTATTGATTATAAGCTTTCAAATACAGGCATTTCTTCTATTGAAAGAGCGAATACTGTATCTGTTTTATCCGAAAATCCAAATATAGGACTTTTTGCTTATCCCGGTCATGTTAGTTTGATTGGTGGAAGAGGTCTTAATAATAGAAAAGGTCATACAGAAGCTTCTATTGAATTAATGAGTATTTTAGGATATAAAAGATTTTCTTCTTTTGTAGAAATAATAGATGATAATGGAGAGTCTCATAATTTAAAATATATAGAAAATCTTGCAAAAGAACTTCAAATTAGAGTAATTACTATTGATGAAATTTATGAAGAATATATAAAAAGAGTTCAAAATATTTTTATGGTTTCAAAAGCAAAACTTCCAACAAAATATGGAGAATTTGAGATAATAGCTTTTAAAAATAATCTTGATAAAAAAGAACATTTTGTCATAAAAAAAGGTGATTTTTATAATAAGATACCTTATGTGAGAGTTCATTCTGAATGTGTAACAGGTGATGTGATGAGTTCATTAAAATGTGATTGTGGAAGTCAATTAAATAATTATTTAAAGTTCATATCAGAGAATGATGGGATTTTAATTTATATGAGACAAGAAGGTAGAGATATAGGAATAACAAATAAAATTAAAACCTACGCTCTTCAAGATAAAGGTGTAGATACTTATGATGCTAATGAGGTAATAGGACTACCTGCAGACAATAGAGACTATTCAAATGCTGCTCAAATTCTTAAAGCTATGGAAGTAAATAAAATAAAATTATTAACTAATAATCCAGATAAAATAAAACAATTATCTAAGTATGGTATAGATATAGAAGAAAGTATAAATCTATATGGAGAAATTAATGAATATAATGAATTTTATTTGAAAACAAAAAAAATTAGATTTAATCATAATTTGAATGTTTAA
- a CDS encoding YdcF family protein gives MILYKIIGSLFEIPGIFILICFIMFLYYLKKEKRVRKFLLSILIIIYIISTGWFSRMLVYPLENKYPPFKLQGKEFSNDNGIILTLGGGIISNISENTNQLSDSSMQRIYQSYLMYKNLRYPIIVTGGKIEGTKNLPEAFVMKDTLIKMGVEPEDIFIEINARNTEENAKFASDIAKSLNKDKIYLVTSAVHLPRSMKIFEKYFEENLIPIPTDYQLSRTELSWYDFLPKMEFLKATASALHEYIGILYLMLKN, from the coding sequence ATGATCCTTTACAAAATTATTGGTTCCCTTTTTGAAATTCCCGGAATTTTTATATTGATATGTTTTATAATGTTTTTATACTACTTAAAAAAAGAGAAACGTGTTAGAAAATTTCTTCTTTCTATATTGATAATAATATATATAATTTCAACTGGTTGGTTTTCAAGAATGCTTGTCTACCCTTTAGAAAATAAATATCCTCCATTTAAACTTCAAGGTAAAGAATTTTCAAATGATAATGGTATAATACTGACACTTGGTGGTGGAATAATATCTAATATTTCAGAAAACACAAATCAACTTTCAGATTCATCTATGCAAAGAATATATCAATCATATTTAATGTATAAAAATTTAAGATATCCCATAATAGTAACAGGAGGAAAAATTGAAGGGACAAAAAATCTTCCGGAAGCTTTTGTTATGAAAGATACATTGATAAAAATGGGAGTTGAACCAGAAGATATTTTTATAGAAATAAATGCTAGAAACACAGAAGAAAATGCTAAATTTGCATCTGATATAGCTAAATCTTTGAATAAGGATAAAATATATTTAGTTACTTCAGCTGTACATTTACCAAGGTCTATGAAAATATTCGAAAAATATTTTGAAGAAAATTTAATACCAATACCTACAGATTATCAACTTTCAAGAACAGAATTAAGTTGGTATGATTTTTTGCCAAAGATGGAATTTTTAAAAGCTACAGCAAGTGCATTACATGAATATATTGGTATTTTGTATTTGATGTTAAAAAATTAA
- a CDS encoding basic amino acid ABC transporter substrate-binding protein produces MKKFLLSILLTIMAIFLVSCNENNIIYVGTNAEFPPFEYFDKDKIVGFDIDLINEVGNILNKEIKVIHMDFDGLLPALQSKKVDMVIAGMTETEERKENVNFSNSYYEAKQVIIINEDNNYIKSFEDLENKNVGVVLGFTGDALMTEKDNSILKRFSNVYSAVLDLKNGKIEAIVLDSEPAKNIIKNNEGIKVVNTDSLKESYAIAFRKDDENLMLEINNALKKLGENGKYKELIDKYFN; encoded by the coding sequence ATGAAAAAATTTTTACTTAGTATTTTATTGACTATTATGGCTATTTTTTTAGTTTCATGTAATGAGAATAATATTATATATGTTGGAACAAATGCTGAATTTCCTCCTTTTGAATATTTTGATAAAGATAAAATAGTTGGTTTTGATATAGATTTAATAAATGAAGTTGGAAATATATTAAATAAAGAAATAAAGGTTATACATATGGACTTTGATGGTCTTTTACCAGCTTTACAGAGTAAAAAAGTTGATATGGTAATTGCAGGAATGACCGAAACTGAAGAAAGAAAAGAAAATGTCAATTTTAGTAATTCTTATTATGAAGCCAAACAAGTAATAATTATAAATGAAGATAATAATTATATAAAAAGTTTTGAAGATCTTGAAAATAAAAATGTTGGTGTTGTTTTAGGTTTTACTGGAGATGCTTTGATGACAGAAAAAGATAATTCAATATTAAAAAGATTTTCAAATGTTTATTCTGCTGTATTAGATTTAAAAAATGGAAAAATTGAAGCTATAGTATTAGATTCAGAACCAGCTAAGAATATTATAAAAAATAATGAAGGTATAAAAGTTGTAAATACTGATTCATTGAAAGAAAGTTATGCAATAGCCTTTAGAAAAGATGATGAAAATTTGATGTTAGAAATAAATAATGCTTTAAAAAAATTAGGAGAAAATGGAAAATATAAAGAATTAATAGATAAATATTTTAATTAA
- a CDS encoding amino acid ABC transporter permease, with protein MNYLETLSFIFIENERYLYILKGLGFSLSVTFFSALIGLGLGILIAFLRLFEFHPFKKWGIFLNPLEKIGELYVNLIRGTPAVVQLMIFANLIFVGYLKNTPIFIIASISFGINSSAYVSEIIRSGIQGVDKGQKEAAYSLGLSYSMTMKNIIVPQSIKIILPTLISEFITLLKETSIVGFIGGMDLLTSSKIITSQTYRGIEPLILVGIIYLILTFIFTKIMKKIEKGMKVND; from the coding sequence ATGAATTATTTAGAAACTTTGAGTTTTATTTTTATAGAAAATGAAAGATATTTATATATTTTAAAAGGTTTAGGTTTTTCACTTTCTGTTACATTTTTTTCGGCTTTAATTGGATTAGGATTGGGAATATTAATTGCTTTTTTGAGATTGTTTGAATTTCACCCTTTTAAAAAATGGGGAATATTTCTAAATCCTTTAGAAAAAATAGGAGAATTATATGTTAATCTAATAAGAGGTACACCAGCTGTTGTTCAATTAATGATATTTGCAAATTTAATATTTGTTGGATATCTTAAAAATACACCTATATTTATAATAGCTTCTATTTCTTTTGGTATAAATTCATCTGCTTATGTTTCTGAAATTATAAGATCTGGAATACAAGGAGTTGATAAAGGTCAAAAAGAAGCAGCATATTCATTAGGTCTCAGTTATTCTATGACTATGAAGAATATAATAGTACCTCAGTCCATTAAAATTATTTTACCAACATTGATAAGTGAATTTATAACTTTGCTTAAAGAAACTTCAATTGTAGGATTTATTGGCGGCATGGATTTATTAACCTCTTCTAAGATTATAACAAGTCAGACATATAGAGGTATTGAACCTTTAATATTAGTTGGAATAATTTATTTAATTTTAACTTTTATTTTTACAAAGATAATGAAAAAAATAGAAAAAGGAATGAAAGTAAATGATTAA
- a CDS encoding isochorismatase family protein, translating into MNILEYIKTKFNLKNTALLCVDCQNGFTERCPSELPVKGTDEFWIKDINNFVKDIKKEGIKIFSSKDDHPKNHISFKEWPIHCVKSTFGNQLFIEYYDFLFQKGTSEEFDSYSAFYDDYELKKSNGLEERLRLEDIENLIILGLAGDVCVKETIKDALEKGFNVIVLKKFVKSVNKKQISENLSKDVLDEIEII; encoded by the coding sequence ATGAACATATTAGAATATATTAAAACTAAATTTAATTTAAAGAATACTGCTTTATTATGTGTTGATTGCCAAAACGGTTTTACTGAAAGATGCCCATCAGAACTTCCAGTTAAAGGAACTGATGAGTTTTGGATAAAAGATATTAATAATTTTGTAAAAGATATAAAAAAAGAAGGTATAAAGATTTTTTCAAGTAAAGATGATCATCCGAAAAATCATATTTCATTCAAAGAATGGCCAATTCATTGCGTTAAAAGCACATTTGGTAATCAGCTTTTCATAGAATACTATGATTTTTTATTTCAAAAGGGAACATCTGAAGAATTTGATAGTTATTCTGCATTTTATGATGATTATGAATTAAAAAAATCAAATGGTCTTGAAGAAAGGTTAAGATTAGAAGATATAGAAAATCTTATAATCTTAGGACTTGCAGGAGATGTATGTGTTAAAGAAACAATAAAAGATGCATTAGAAAAAGGTTTCAATGTAATAGTTTTAAAAAAATTTGTCAAATCTGTTAATAAAAAACAAATTTCAGAAAATTTAAGTAAAGATGTTTTAGATGAGATAGAAATTATTTAA
- a CDS encoding prepilin peptidase, whose amino-acid sequence MGTLIFSINLIHFFLFENFFDIIIINSIIFAGYIDYKKFIIPDTSVIIILIVSLFNFSIYNLIISIIIFLLLVNFYKKKKMGFGDVKLLTVLSLYFGYEIFFIIIFSIILILILNFKKEQAKIPFGFYIMFGVLINLFMRWFYDPLQNYWFPF is encoded by the coding sequence TTGGGCACTTTAATTTTTTCTATAAATTTAATTCATTTCTTTTTATTTGAAAATTTCTTTGATATAATTATTATAAACTCTATAATATTTGCTGGATATATTGACTATAAAAAATTCATAATTCCAGATACTTCTGTAATAATAATTTTAATTGTATCTTTATTTAATTTTTCTATTTATAATTTAATAATTTCAATAATAATTTTTTTATTACTTGTAAATTTTTATAAAAAGAAAAAAATGGGATTTGGAGATGTAAAACTTTTAACAGTATTAAGTTTATATTTTGGATATGAAATTTTTTTTATAATAATATTTAGTATCATATTGATACTTATTTTAAATTTTAAAAAAGAACAGGCTAAAATACCTTTTGGTTTTTATATAATGTTTGGAGTATTAATAAATTTATTCATGAGGTGGTTTTATGATCCTTTACAAAATTATTGGTTCCCTTTTTGA
- the ribH gene encoding 6,7-dimethyl-8-ribityllumazine synthase translates to MNIYEGKYNGLNKKIAIIISRFNSTITDNLLKGANDCLIRHDVKEEDIDVYIVPGAFEIPHLCNKILDSEKYNGIIALACIIRGDTYHFEIVSNEVSKGIAHLTLNSKIPISFGVVTSDTLEQSFNRSGLKSGNKGFDAALSLLEMINIDNLI, encoded by the coding sequence ATGAATATATATGAAGGTAAATATAATGGATTAAATAAAAAAATAGCAATTATAATTTCAAGGTTTAATTCTACAATCACAGATAATTTATTAAAAGGTGCAAATGATTGTTTAATAAGACATGATGTCAAAGAAGAGGATATAGATGTTTATATTGTTCCTGGAGCTTTTGAAATTCCACATTTATGTAATAAAATTTTAGATTCAGAAAAATATAATGGAATAATAGCTTTAGCATGTATTATAAGAGGGGATACATATCATTTTGAAATTGTTTCAAATGAGGTTTCAAAAGGAATAGCTCATTTAACATTAAATTCTAAAATTCCTATAAGTTTTGGAGTTGTAACTTCAGATACATTAGAACAATCTTTTAATAGATCAGGATTAAAATCTGGAAATAAAGGATTCGATGCCGCTTTATCTTTGCTTGAAATGATTAATATAGATAATTTGATTTAA
- a CDS encoding amino acid ABC transporter ATP-binding protein: MIKIKKLNKYFSDKHILKDINIEVRKGQKVSIIGPSGSGKSTLIRCINLLEIPESGEIYINGTNILNEKNISNIRKNIAMVFQNFNLFNNKNVLNNIILAPILLGLKTQKEAEKNAYELLDKVGLLDKINSYPSQLSGGQKQRVAIARAMAMNPEIILFDEPTSALDPEMVQEVLNVIRDLSKDDITMLIVTHEMNFAKNISDEIWFMDEGKIIEKGSPDILFNNPKNKRTLDFLNKINLK, translated from the coding sequence ATGATTAAAATAAAAAAATTAAATAAATATTTTTCTGATAAACATATCTTAAAAGATATAAATATTGAAGTTAGAAAAGGTCAAAAAGTTTCAATAATTGGTCCTTCTGGTTCTGGAAAATCAACTTTAATAAGATGCATAAATTTATTAGAAATTCCAGAAAGTGGTGAAATATATATTAATGGCACTAATATTTTAAATGAAAAAAATATTAGTAATATAAGAAAAAATATAGCAATGGTTTTTCAAAATTTTAATTTATTTAACAATAAAAATGTTTTAAATAATATAATTTTGGCTCCGATTTTATTAGGCCTAAAAACTCAAAAAGAAGCTGAAAAAAATGCATATGAATTACTTGATAAAGTTGGACTTTTAGATAAAATAAATTCATATCCATCTCAATTAAGTGGTGGGCAAAAACAAAGAGTAGCTATAGCGAGAGCTATGGCTATGAATCCTGAAATAATACTTTTTGATGAACCAACTTCTGCACTTGATCCAGAAATGGTTCAAGAAGTTTTGAATGTTATAAGAGATTTATCCAAGGATGATATAACTATGCTCATTGTGACACATGAAATGAATTTTGCAAAAAATATATCAGATGAAATTTGGTTCATGGATGAAGGAAAAATTATAGAAAAAGGATCACCAGATATATTATTTAATAATCCAAAAAATAAAAGAACTTTAGATTTCTTAAATAAAATTAATTTAAAATAG
- the ribD gene encoding bifunctional diaminohydroxyphosphoribosylaminopyrimidine deaminase/5-amino-6-(5-phosphoribosylamino)uracil reductase RibD, whose translation MRMALEESKKAIGYTNPNPLVGAIIEKNGHILSKGYHKYFGGDHAEVNAIKNALKKGHEIKDSNIYITLEPCFHYGKTPPCVDEILKYKFKKVFIGIKDPNPKVNGKSIEKLRKNGVIVDEGILKDEITELNKFFIKSMNYSIPYINIKYAQSLDGFIYNDSIKGRFTCKESLIDVHKMRKKYQSILVGAGTILKDNPKLNLRYLEGISPIRIVIDKDFDIKSTDFNIFNIPGKNIIFTNSKNYICNSKITKIVYIKDFSILNILKEINKMDINSVLVEGGGKIISLFYDYSDEINVYISNKIFGKGISPFENLKKIKEFHIKNSFIIGENIKLELKRCLRE comes from the coding sequence ATGAGAATGGCTTTAGAAGAATCTAAAAAAGCTATTGGATATACTAATCCTAATCCTTTGGTTGGAGCAATTATAGAAAAAAATGGACATATTCTTTCAAAAGGATATCATAAATATTTTGGTGGTGATCATGCCGAAGTAAATGCTATAAAAAATGCATTGAAAAAAGGTCATGAGATAAAAGATTCAAATATTTATATAACTTTAGAACCTTGTTTTCATTATGGTAAAACACCTCCCTGTGTTGATGAAATATTAAAGTATAAATTTAAAAAAGTATTTATTGGGATCAAAGATCCTAATCCAAAAGTTAATGGTAAAAGCATAGAAAAACTCAGAAAAAATGGAGTAATTGTTGATGAAGGAATATTAAAAGATGAAATAACAGAATTAAATAAATTTTTTATTAAAAGTATGAATTATTCTATACCATATATAAATATAAAATATGCACAAAGTTTAGATGGGTTTATATATAATGATTCAATTAAAGGTAGATTTACATGTAAAGAATCCTTAATTGATGTTCATAAAATGAGAAAAAAATATCAATCTATTCTTGTAGGTGCTGGAACTATTTTAAAAGATAATCCTAAACTTAATTTAAGATATTTAGAAGGTATTTCTCCAATAAGAATAGTAATTGATAAAGATTTTGATATAAAAAGTACTGACTTTAATATATTTAATATTCCAGGTAAAAACATTATTTTTACTAATTCTAAAAATTATATTTGTAATTCAAAAATAACAAAAATTGTTTATATAAAAGATTTTAGTATTTTAAATATTTTGAAAGAAATAAATAAAATGGATATTAATTCTGTACTTGTAGAAGGCGGCGGAAAAATAATTTCTTTATTTTATGATTATTCAGATGAAATAAATGTTTATATTAGTAATAAAATATTTGGAAAAGGTATTTCTCCTTTTGAAAATTTAAAAAAAATTAAAGAATTTCATATTAAGAATAGTTTTATTATTGGAGAAAATATCAAGTTGGAGTTGAAAAGATGTTTACGGGAATAA
- a CDS encoding riboflavin synthase, with amino-acid sequence MFTGIIEKKSDFNIFNNKIVINNFSKEIKLGDSIALNGVCLTVDSLSESKLQFTLGEETKKITNINISKKLNIERALKFNGRLDGHIVTGHIDGMIRFLNCKKISDTYYMEFKMPKENWAIVRKGAIALNGISLTIAEKYMDSFVIQVIPHTYLNTNLFDLKMYDYVNYEIDILNRYARGEKYGY; translated from the coding sequence ATGTTTACGGGAATAATAGAAAAAAAGTCAGATTTTAATATTTTTAACAATAAGATTGTAATAAATAATTTTTCAAAAGAAATAAAATTAGGAGATTCTATAGCCCTTAATGGAGTTTGTTTAACTGTAGATTCTTTATCAGAAAGTAAATTGCAATTTACACTTGGAGAAGAGACTAAGAAAATTACAAATATTAATATATCCAAAAAATTAAATATAGAAAGAGCTTTAAAGTTTAATGGAAGACTTGATGGTCATATTGTAACTGGTCATATAGACGGTATGATAAGATTTTTAAATTGTAAGAAAATTTCTGATACTTATTATATGGAATTTAAAATGCCAAAAGAAAATTGGGCAATTGTAAGAAAAGGAGCAATTGCACTAAATGGAATTAGTTTGACTATTGCCGAAAAATATATGGATTCTTTTGTAATTCAAGTTATTCCACATACTTATTTAAATACAAATTTATTTGATTTGAAGATGTATGATTATGTTAATTATGAAATTGATATTTTAAATAGATATGCGAGAGGTGAAAAGTATGGATATTGA
- a CDS encoding tetratricopeptide repeat protein — MENIVNVNLNGEVYTITDRTPFPLLLSEYLYEGDFDLMMVDLKEKKDFINECKTLKVLMDNIPGINSNFITSPFIFNDFLSYMEEFNIKINDFNHVSLNGLIDIVLDRADKKDFDIVKKILYFTLDIDSNFAPAYELLGSILIEEGNFEDGKKSLEKAAKIDPWNIAALSELGEAYFNLKEYDKAAEIWKKEIELAPNNYVTYFMITDAYMEVDKYDKAANILEKFLNRFPKSILGKFQLSNIYKELSRNIEAEGLLNEILNSIPEYESDIEIWTKLMIENNKNKTVIKFIEKFIERSENNEHFKLLLVIPYFKSGEIEKAKKIFKNLKDEYSWYIYGLKDSFNAVLNKDELKELELI; from the coding sequence ATGGAGAACATTGTAAACGTGAACTTAAATGGAGAGGTTTACACTATAACAGATAGAACACCCTTTCCATTATTACTTTCTGAATATTTATATGAAGGCGATTTTGATCTTATGATGGTAGATTTAAAAGAAAAAAAAGACTTTATAAATGAATGTAAAACGTTAAAAGTTCTCATGGATAATATTCCAGGTATAAATTCTAACTTCATAACAAGTCCTTTTATTTTTAATGATTTTTTATCCTATATGGAAGAATTCAATATAAAAATAAATGATTTTAATCATGTTTCTTTGAATGGTTTGATAGATATAGTTTTGGATAGAGCTGATAAAAAAGATTTTGATATAGTAAAAAAAATATTATACTTCACATTAGATATTGATTCTAATTTTGCCCCTGCATATGAACTTTTAGGATCTATTCTAATTGAAGAAGGAAATTTTGAAGATGGAAAAAAGTCTCTCGAAAAAGCTGCAAAAATAGACCCTTGGAATATTGCCGCTTTGTCTGAACTAGGAGAGGCTTATTTTAATTTAAAAGAATATGATAAAGCGGCTGAAATTTGGAAAAAAGAAATAGAACTTGCCCCTAATAATTATGTAACTTATTTTATGATAACTGATGCTTATATGGAAGTAGACAAGTATGATAAAGCAGCAAACATTTTAGAAAAATTTTTAAATAGATTTCCAAAAAGTATACTTGGAAAATTCCAACTTTCAAATATATATAAAGAATTATCAAGAAATATAGAAGCTGAAGGTCTTTTAAACGAAATTTTAAATTCTATTCCGGAATACGAGAGTGATATAGAGATATGGACTAAATTAATGATAGAAAACAATAAAAATAAAACAGTCATAAAATTTATAGAAAAATTCATAGAAAGATCTGAAAACAATGAACATTTCAAACTTTTATTAGTTATACCATATTTTAAATCTGGCGAAATAGAAAAAGCTAAAAAAATTTTTAAAAACTTAAAAGATGAATACTCATGGTATATATATGGCTTAAAAGATTCGTTCAATGCTGTTTTAAATAAAGATGAACTAAAGGAATTAGAACTGATATGA
- the gpmA gene encoding 2,3-diphosphoglycerate-dependent phosphoglycerate mutase: MYKLVLIRHGESEWNKENKFTGWTDVNLSEKGVSEAKNGGKLLKSEGFEFDIAFTSVLKRAIKTLNFVLDEMDQDWIPVIKDWRLNERHYGALQGLNKAETAEKHGDEQVKIWRRSYDIQPPALTEDDERYAGKDRRYSNLSKEELPLTECLKDTVERFLPLWHEEIAPTIKEGKKVIIAAHGNSLRALVKYLDNISEEEIVSLNIPTGTPLVYELDENLKPIKHYYLGDQEAIKAAMNAVANQGKSK; the protein is encoded by the coding sequence ATGTATAAATTAGTATTAATAAGACACGGCGAAAGTGAGTGGAATAAAGAAAACAAATTCACAGGTTGGACAGATGTTAACCTTTCCGAAAAAGGTGTTAGTGAAGCTAAAAATGGTGGAAAACTATTAAAATCAGAAGGTTTTGAATTTGATATAGCTTTTACTTCAGTTTTGAAAAGAGCTATAAAAACTTTAAACTTTGTTTTAGATGAAATGGATCAAGATTGGATACCAGTAATTAAAGATTGGAGACTTAATGAAAGACATTATGGTGCATTACAAGGTTTAAATAAAGCAGAAACAGCTGAAAAACATGGAGATGAACAAGTGAAAATTTGGAGAAGAAGTTATGATATACAACCTCCAGCCTTAACAGAAGATGATGAAAGATATGCCGGAAAAGATAGAAGATATTCAAATCTTTCAAAAGAAGAATTACCATTAACAGAATGTTTGAAAGATACTGTTGAAAGATTCTTACCTTTATGGCATGAAGAAATAGCTCCTACAATAAAAGAAGGAAAAAAAGTTATAATTGCTGCTCATGGTAACTCATTAAGAGCTTTAGTAAAATATTTAGATAATATATCAGAAGAAGAAATTGTTAGTTTAAATATTCCTACAGGAACACCTCTTGTTTATGAATTAGATGAAAATTTAAAACCAATTAAACATTATTATTTGGGAGATCAAGAAGCTATAAAAGCAGCAATGAATGCCGTTGCAAATCAAGGAAAATCCAAATAA